The proteins below come from a single Corynebacterium glyciniphilum AJ 3170 genomic window:
- a CDS encoding helix-turn-helix domain-containing protein produces MDSNVDDLDQVGARLRATRQQLAMTIADAAEATGISRSTLSRLENGGRRPTLELLMPLARLYRVALDDLVGAPQTGDPRIDIRPLYRGGAVHLRLGGDGEQGVIAFKHVIPGVAADRRPEKAPRQHSHPGREWVFVLAGTLRLVLDGQEYLINPGEVAEFECTVPHWFGAGGDTAVEYLGLSSPGGEKVHLTPKTN; encoded by the coding sequence ATGGACAGCAACGTGGACGATCTCGACCAGGTCGGCGCACGCCTGCGCGCCACGAGACAGCAGCTCGCAATGACCATCGCCGACGCCGCCGAGGCCACAGGCATCTCCCGCAGCACCCTGTCGCGGCTGGAGAACGGCGGCCGGCGCCCCACCCTGGAGCTACTCATGCCCCTCGCCCGGCTGTACCGCGTGGCACTCGACGACCTGGTCGGCGCCCCACAGACCGGGGATCCCCGGATCGACATCCGCCCGTTGTACCGCGGCGGCGCGGTACACCTGCGTCTCGGCGGAGACGGGGAGCAAGGGGTGATCGCATTCAAACACGTGATCCCAGGCGTCGCCGCCGACCGACGGCCCGAAAAAGCACCCCGTCAGCACAGCCACCCCGGCAGAGAATGGGTATTCGTCCTGGCTGGAACCCTGCGACTGGTCCTCGATGGCCAGGAGTACCTGATCAACCCCGGTGAGGTCGCGGAGTTCGAGTGCACGGTCCCCCACTGGTTCGGTGCCGGTGGCGACACCGCCGTCGAGTATCTCGGGCTCAGCAGCCCCGGCGGAGAAAAAGTGCACCTGACACCGAAAACCAACTAG
- a CDS encoding MetQ/NlpA family ABC transporter substrate-binding protein gives MITRLKKAAVVGAVATLSAAGLTACMSDGNDENSDTIRIGSTEADKSQWQVFEQKAEEEGVDVEVVSFTDYNVPNQALTEGDLDVNQFQHIQFLAESNVASGNNLVPFGASQTFPMGVYAKDFSSVEEIADAGDVVIPNDSTNQGRAIKVLASAGLVTLRDDELLTPTPADIVTEDSDVTVTPVDASQTAVAYNDGQAAVINNNFLESAGVSANDAVFKDNPDDPASQPYINVWVTTEENKDNEDYQKLVEIWHSDEVQEAVANDTAGTAVKAENTPEELEDILADTEQKIREQESSDE, from the coding sequence TTGATCACGCGTCTGAAGAAGGCCGCCGTCGTTGGCGCCGTCGCCACTCTCTCTGCGGCCGGCCTGACCGCCTGCATGAGCGACGGCAACGACGAGAACAGCGACACCATCCGTATCGGCTCCACCGAGGCTGACAAGAGCCAGTGGCAGGTCTTCGAGCAGAAGGCAGAAGAGGAAGGTGTAGACGTCGAGGTCGTCTCCTTCACCGACTACAACGTGCCGAACCAGGCTCTCACTGAAGGTGATCTGGACGTCAACCAGTTCCAGCACATCCAGTTCCTTGCAGAGTCCAACGTCGCCTCCGGCAACAATCTCGTGCCCTTCGGCGCCTCTCAGACCTTCCCCATGGGCGTTTACGCGAAAGACTTCTCGAGCGTGGAAGAAATCGCCGACGCCGGAGACGTCGTCATCCCGAACGATTCCACCAACCAGGGTCGCGCCATCAAGGTACTCGCCTCCGCCGGACTGGTGACGTTGCGTGACGACGAGCTGCTCACTCCGACCCCGGCCGACATCGTCACCGAGGACTCTGATGTCACGGTCACCCCGGTCGACGCCTCACAGACCGCCGTCGCCTACAACGACGGGCAGGCTGCAGTAATCAACAATAACTTCCTGGAATCAGCTGGCGTCAGCGCCAACGATGCAGTGTTCAAGGACAATCCGGACGATCCCGCCTCCCAGCCGTACATCAATGTCTGGGTGACCACCGAGGAAAACAAGGACAACGAGGACTACCAGAAGCTCGTCGAGATCTGGCACTCTGACGAGGTCCAGGAGGCTGTTGCCAACGACACCGCAGGAACGGCCGTCAAGGCTGAGAACACCCCTGAAGAACTCGAGGACATCCTCGCCGACACCGAGCAGAAGATCCGCGAGCAGGAGAGCTCGGATGAGTAG
- a CDS encoding methionine ABC transporter ATP-binding protein, producing MSSGTSGTAVEFRNVGKVFSQGKKSVTALEDVSITVPSGSIVGIIGYSGAGKSTLVRQINGLDKPTSGQVLLDGQDIVPLNERELRGIRRNIGMIFQQFNLLSSRTVAGNIAYPLKLQGMGKAEREARVKELLDFVGLSDKGRSYPEQLSGGQKQRVGIARALATNPSLLLADEATSALDPTTTREVLELLRKVNEDLGITIVVITHEMEVVRTIGDRVVVMENGHVVEQGSVYEVFSQPQTETAANFVATSLRNTPDMVESEALQHQSGRLFTVTMKEGAGFFHAISEVERAGVSVNIVHGGVTTLQSHSFGRLTVRMTATTPEGEEAVETFYRTLSATTEIEEIR from the coding sequence ATGAGTAGTGGGACCAGCGGCACCGCCGTCGAGTTCCGCAACGTCGGGAAGGTCTTCTCCCAGGGGAAGAAGTCCGTCACCGCGCTGGAGGACGTGTCGATCACCGTTCCGTCCGGCTCTATCGTGGGCATCATCGGCTACTCCGGTGCCGGCAAGTCCACACTGGTCCGGCAGATCAATGGACTGGACAAACCCACCAGTGGCCAGGTCCTGCTCGACGGGCAGGACATCGTCCCGCTCAACGAACGGGAACTGCGGGGAATCCGCCGCAACATCGGCATGATCTTCCAGCAGTTCAACCTGTTGAGCTCCCGCACCGTCGCCGGCAACATCGCCTACCCATTGAAACTGCAGGGTATGGGCAAAGCCGAGCGTGAGGCACGGGTGAAGGAACTGCTGGACTTCGTCGGACTCTCCGATAAGGGCCGGTCCTATCCTGAGCAGCTTTCGGGAGGTCAGAAGCAGCGCGTGGGCATCGCCCGCGCACTGGCGACCAACCCCTCCCTGCTACTGGCCGACGAAGCGACGTCCGCGCTGGACCCCACCACCACCCGCGAGGTCCTGGAACTGCTGCGTAAGGTCAACGAGGACCTCGGCATCACCATCGTGGTGATCACACACGAGATGGAAGTCGTGCGCACCATCGGTGACCGGGTGGTCGTCATGGAGAACGGACACGTCGTCGAACAAGGCTCCGTGTACGAGGTCTTCTCTCAGCCCCAGACCGAGACCGCGGCGAACTTCGTGGCCACCTCCCTGCGTAACACTCCTGACATGGTGGAATCCGAAGCGCTGCAGCACCAGAGCGGACGGCTCTTCACCGTCACCATGAAGGAGGGTGCGGGGTTCTTCCACGCGATCTCCGAGGTGGAACGGGCCGGTGTGAGCGTGAATATCGTCCACGGCGGTGTGACCACATTGCAGAGCCATTCCTTCGGCCGACTCACGGTGCGTATGACCGCCACCACCCCTGAGGGCGAAGAAGCCGTCGAGACGTTCTACCGCACGCTGTCCGCCACGACCGAGATTGAGGAGATCCGATGA
- a CDS encoding C1 family peptidase, with product MTTATTTTTHTGLDPAHLTTLGDDLRADPSFRMARNAATAANVETVTLDRDVLATTDSSTSVKLDSWSVADQKKSGRCWIFAGLNALRGGTGGVIDTTGVKDLELSQTYLHYWDKLEKANHFLGAMAGLVDRDITDRTVQHLLADPVEDGGQWNMFVALVDKYGAVPKYAMPETRSSSDTRAMNRDLSTSLRAGTARMREAWETAGTDGTDAAGSAVGAVHRDTLADVHRILTAHLGTPPERFVWQYRDKNDEFHRIGEMTPLDFAAEYLPRDLDDYVCVVDDPRTSSPKGELFTVEHLGNVVGGAPVTYLNAPIEVIKAAVLESLQDGRPVWFGCDTAAQSHRDRGVWDARLHDYEGFYGVDLDLSKEQRLLTGESQMTHAMVFTGVDIDDNGRPLRWRVENSWGPKAADKGFWTMNDNWFDQYVFEIAVHRDRLPQQYHKALSTSPNVLPAWDPMGALAR from the coding sequence ATGACTACAGCAACGACCACAACGACACACACCGGGCTCGACCCGGCACACCTCACCACCCTCGGTGACGATCTGCGGGCCGACCCGTCCTTCCGCATGGCCCGCAACGCGGCGACCGCCGCCAATGTCGAGACCGTCACCCTCGACCGCGACGTCCTGGCCACGACCGACAGCTCCACCTCGGTGAAGCTGGACTCCTGGTCCGTCGCCGACCAGAAGAAGTCCGGCCGCTGCTGGATCTTCGCCGGACTCAACGCCCTACGCGGCGGCACCGGCGGTGTCATCGACACCACCGGCGTCAAGGACCTCGAGCTGTCCCAGACCTACCTGCACTACTGGGACAAACTGGAGAAGGCCAACCACTTCCTCGGTGCCATGGCCGGTCTTGTCGACCGTGACATCACCGACCGCACCGTCCAGCACCTGCTCGCCGACCCGGTGGAGGACGGTGGGCAGTGGAACATGTTCGTCGCCCTCGTGGACAAGTACGGCGCCGTGCCGAAGTACGCCATGCCCGAAACCCGTTCCTCCTCGGACACCCGGGCGATGAACCGGGACCTGTCGACCTCCCTGCGCGCCGGGACGGCACGCATGCGTGAGGCGTGGGAGACCGCCGGTACCGACGGCACCGACGCCGCCGGCAGCGCTGTGGGTGCCGTCCACCGCGATACCCTCGCCGACGTCCACCGCATCCTCACCGCGCACCTCGGTACGCCACCGGAGCGCTTCGTCTGGCAGTACCGGGACAAGAACGACGAATTCCACCGCATCGGAGAGATGACCCCGCTCGACTTCGCCGCCGAGTACCTTCCCCGCGACCTGGACGACTACGTCTGCGTCGTCGACGACCCCCGGACGTCGTCCCCCAAGGGGGAACTGTTCACCGTGGAGCACCTCGGCAATGTCGTCGGCGGCGCACCGGTGACCTACCTCAACGCCCCGATCGAGGTCATCAAGGCTGCGGTGCTGGAGTCCCTGCAGGACGGCCGCCCCGTGTGGTTCGGGTGCGACACCGCCGCACAGTCGCACCGTGACCGCGGCGTCTGGGACGCCCGACTCCACGACTACGAAGGCTTCTACGGCGTGGACCTGGACCTGTCCAAGGAACAGCGGCTCCTCACCGGCGAATCGCAGATGACCCATGCGATGGTGTTTACCGGCGTCGACATCGATGACAACGGGCGTCCTCTGCGCTGGCGTGTGGAGAACTCCTGGGGTCCGAAGGCTGCGGACAAGGGTTTCTGGACGATGAACGACAACTGGTTCGACCAGTACGTCTTCGAGATCGCAGTGCACCGTGACCGGCTGCCGCAGCAGTACCACAAGGCCCTGTCCACCAGCCCGAACGTCCTGCCTGCCTGGGACCCGATGGGTGCCCTGGCACGGTAG
- a CDS encoding alpha/beta hydrolase family esterase — MQQSNPQDLRDLPPVRRTSGPVPDPRPAESDDGGRSQSPVRRRIGRSLAVLTATVMVGALVWVGHSPAGENEAALEEYREQTVRENAVAASESIVPTAAEAELGNGPKLDGPAPGSSKKISLSSGDRTREGVLSVPEGYDPAKPYPVLLTYHGYRESAQGFHDYAGFDEKPAITVSMQGIGDSWEGAPYAKTKDGEDVRFTRDMLAALNTTYNIDRSRIYAAGMSNGGGMVAKLACREPRLFAAVASVAGAYYSGTRTNCVEDAGRAPSFLEIHGTKDETINYQGGSRHGGTYMAVRDLVEDVASRNHCQSTPVTTALAGDVRRQQWPMCSPGTSVVHLRVGDGGHTWPGDASGASGAASDSAEATSYSLDATTEVWSFLSGHQLT; from the coding sequence GTGCAACAGTCCAATCCGCAAGATCTCCGAGACCTGCCCCCGGTCCGGCGGACGTCGGGTCCGGTCCCCGATCCCCGCCCGGCTGAGAGCGACGACGGTGGCCGCAGTCAGAGCCCCGTCCGCCGTCGGATCGGCAGGTCGTTGGCCGTCCTCACCGCCACGGTGATGGTCGGTGCCCTGGTGTGGGTGGGGCATTCGCCGGCGGGTGAGAATGAGGCGGCTCTCGAGGAGTACCGGGAGCAGACGGTCCGGGAGAACGCGGTCGCCGCGTCGGAGAGCATCGTTCCCACGGCTGCGGAGGCGGAGCTGGGCAACGGCCCGAAGCTGGACGGTCCCGCGCCGGGAAGTTCGAAGAAGATCTCCCTGAGCAGCGGTGACCGTACCCGCGAAGGCGTGTTGTCTGTGCCGGAGGGGTATGACCCGGCGAAGCCGTACCCGGTGCTGCTGACCTACCACGGCTACCGTGAGAGCGCCCAGGGGTTCCACGACTACGCAGGTTTCGATGAGAAGCCCGCCATTACCGTGTCCATGCAGGGCATCGGGGATTCCTGGGAGGGGGCACCGTACGCGAAGACGAAGGACGGTGAGGACGTCCGCTTCACCCGCGACATGCTCGCAGCCCTGAACACGACGTACAACATCGACCGGTCCCGGATCTACGCTGCGGGGATGTCCAACGGTGGCGGCATGGTCGCCAAGCTGGCCTGCCGCGAACCCCGCCTGTTCGCCGCAGTCGCCTCCGTCGCAGGCGCCTACTACAGCGGGACGCGCACCAACTGCGTGGAGGACGCCGGCCGTGCCCCGTCCTTCCTGGAGATCCACGGGACCAAGGATGAGACCATCAACTACCAGGGCGGGTCGCGCCACGGCGGTACCTACATGGCTGTCCGGGACCTGGTCGAGGACGTTGCCAGCAGGAACCACTGCCAGAGCACCCCGGTGACCACCGCCCTGGCAGGAGACGTCCGTCGTCAGCAGTGGCCGATGTGCTCGCCGGGTACCTCGGTGGTGCACCTGCGGGTCGGCGACGGCGGACACACGTGGCCGGGTGACGCCTCCGGGGCGTCAGGAGCGGCCTCGGACTCTGCCGAGGCGACGTCCTATTCGTTGGACGCCACCACGGAGGTATGGTCCTTCCTTTCGGGCCACCAGCTCACCTGA
- a CDS encoding error-prone DNA polymerase yields the protein MFSNGRALSWSRLERILSGIDVGPLRIVGESSGTSVGAAVPGVRSATAFAELHAAGSYNFLHGASDPEDYVAAAVDLGLTALAVVDRDGLYGAARLATAAAEAALPTVFGAELSVFGTDSAPLTVLCRGQEGYRRLSRTITDARMARRDKDAADYPSLRELADSADGRWYVLIDHQHLPRATEIIKAFGVHACLVELGQTMRPADVDRNQALHDLALAHGVTEIISTAATCATPPQARLAGAKAALYAREDVYAATPRTHPLGGTWLRSGDEMVSLAGDCDWIVAAVDASVRVAEECAFTLNLIAPQLPHFPVGGGHTEMSWLRTLTTKGAEKRYGTRDENPKAWTTIDHELGIIESLGFPGYFLIVHEIVSFCHKSNIFCQGRGSAANSAVCFALGITNVDAVGQDLLFERFLSPERDGPPDIDLDIESGRREEAIQHVYARYGRDNAAQVANVISYRRKGALRDAARALGYDPGRVDAWSRRLEEPPEPVTSLADSLKGQPRHLGIHSGGMVICDRAIADVVPTEWARMADRSVLQWDKDDCEAVGLVKFDLLGLGMLEALHHIVDLIKETTGEYIELWKLQPTDPDVFAMLARADAVGVFQVESRAQLTTLPRLKPEEFYDLVVEVALIRPGPIQGGSVHPYIRRRNKVEEVVYDPPELEDVLKPVLGRTYGIPLFQEQLMQMAVAVAGFTPAEADNLRRSMGSKRSPEKMEQMRGRFIGGACDLHGIDLKEAEKLWHKIIAFASYGFPESHAQSFASLVYFSAWFKYHYPAEFCVGLLRSQPMGFYSPQSLVADARRHGVGVRPVDINASLVEATVEDGDIRLGLGSVKGIGKEAADRLVNARLDRGSDFTEIADLSREAGLTVDEVSALARAGACDSLGLTRRQALWAAGIAATERAGMLPGTSTVSTPALPGMSAFELAAADVSATGVTADGHPVRLLRARLDAWPGNFPVVPASSLLSVENGRRILVAGVVTHRQRPMTAGGVTFLGMEDETGLVNVMVSPGLWRAQRKVATTARMLMVRGIAQNAGGAVTIAADALEPLEMADVLASSSRDFR from the coding sequence ATGTTCAGTAACGGTCGAGCGCTTAGCTGGTCGCGCCTGGAACGCATCCTCTCTGGTATCGACGTCGGGCCACTGCGGATCGTCGGGGAAAGCTCCGGTACATCCGTCGGTGCCGCTGTTCCGGGTGTCCGGTCCGCCACCGCTTTCGCCGAATTGCATGCTGCCGGGTCCTACAACTTCCTCCACGGTGCCAGCGATCCCGAGGACTACGTGGCGGCAGCGGTGGACCTGGGACTCACAGCTCTCGCCGTGGTCGACCGGGATGGTCTCTACGGGGCGGCCCGGCTGGCCACTGCCGCTGCAGAGGCCGCTTTGCCCACGGTCTTCGGCGCGGAGCTCTCCGTCTTCGGCACTGATTCGGCGCCCTTGACCGTTCTCTGCCGTGGTCAGGAGGGGTACAGGCGACTCTCACGCACGATCACCGATGCCCGTATGGCCCGTCGAGACAAGGACGCAGCGGACTATCCGTCGCTGCGGGAGCTCGCAGACTCCGCTGACGGACGCTGGTACGTCCTTATCGATCACCAGCATCTGCCCCGGGCAACGGAGATCATCAAGGCGTTTGGCGTGCATGCCTGCCTGGTGGAACTGGGGCAGACCATGAGGCCGGCGGATGTCGACCGGAACCAGGCACTACACGACCTTGCCCTGGCTCACGGGGTGACCGAGATCATCTCCACTGCCGCGACCTGTGCCACCCCACCTCAGGCACGCCTCGCCGGAGCGAAAGCCGCCCTGTACGCACGGGAGGACGTCTACGCCGCCACACCCCGGACCCACCCCCTCGGCGGAACCTGGCTGCGCTCTGGCGATGAGATGGTCTCCCTGGCCGGGGACTGTGACTGGATTGTCGCAGCTGTCGACGCCAGTGTGCGTGTCGCCGAGGAATGCGCCTTCACTCTCAACCTCATCGCACCTCAGCTGCCGCATTTCCCGGTGGGGGGCGGGCACACCGAAATGAGCTGGCTGCGTACGTTGACGACCAAGGGCGCGGAGAAACGCTACGGCACCAGGGATGAAAACCCGAAAGCCTGGACGACCATTGACCATGAACTGGGAATCATCGAGTCGCTGGGGTTCCCCGGTTATTTCCTCATCGTCCATGAGATCGTCAGCTTCTGCCATAAGAGCAACATCTTCTGCCAGGGGCGGGGCTCGGCGGCGAACTCCGCAGTCTGTTTCGCTCTGGGTATCACCAATGTCGATGCCGTCGGGCAGGACCTGCTCTTCGAACGCTTCCTGTCGCCGGAACGGGACGGACCACCGGACATCGACCTCGACATCGAGTCCGGCCGCCGCGAGGAGGCGATCCAGCATGTCTACGCCCGGTACGGTCGTGACAATGCGGCCCAGGTCGCCAATGTCATCAGTTACCGGCGGAAAGGAGCACTGCGCGACGCCGCCCGGGCCCTCGGATACGATCCGGGCCGTGTCGACGCGTGGTCCCGTCGGTTGGAGGAACCACCGGAGCCGGTGACGTCCCTGGCGGATTCATTGAAAGGCCAGCCCCGTCACCTGGGGATCCACTCCGGCGGGATGGTTATCTGTGACCGGGCCATTGCCGACGTTGTCCCCACCGAATGGGCACGCATGGCGGACCGTTCCGTCCTGCAGTGGGACAAGGACGACTGTGAGGCCGTCGGACTGGTGAAGTTCGACCTTCTCGGCCTCGGCATGCTCGAGGCGCTGCATCACATCGTTGACCTCATCAAGGAGACCACGGGCGAATATATCGAGCTGTGGAAACTCCAGCCCACCGACCCGGACGTTTTTGCCATGCTCGCCCGTGCCGACGCCGTGGGGGTCTTCCAGGTGGAGTCCCGCGCGCAGCTCACCACCCTGCCGCGGCTGAAGCCTGAGGAGTTCTATGACCTGGTCGTCGAGGTCGCGTTGATCCGGCCGGGACCGATCCAGGGTGGTTCGGTGCACCCCTACATCCGCCGACGCAACAAGGTGGAGGAGGTCGTCTACGACCCGCCGGAACTCGAAGACGTCCTGAAGCCGGTTCTGGGGCGCACCTACGGCATTCCGCTGTTCCAGGAGCAGCTGATGCAGATGGCTGTCGCCGTCGCAGGGTTCACCCCCGCCGAGGCCGACAATCTGCGCCGCTCCATGGGATCAAAACGGTCCCCGGAGAAGATGGAGCAGATGCGTGGCCGTTTCATCGGTGGTGCCTGCGACCTGCACGGTATTGACCTGAAGGAGGCAGAGAAGCTCTGGCACAAGATCATCGCCTTCGCGTCCTACGGATTCCCGGAGTCACATGCACAGTCCTTCGCCTCCCTGGTGTACTTCTCCGCCTGGTTCAAGTACCACTATCCCGCCGAGTTCTGTGTGGGCCTGCTGCGTTCCCAGCCGATGGGATTCTATTCGCCGCAGTCACTGGTCGCCGATGCCCGGCGACACGGTGTCGGCGTACGACCGGTGGACATCAACGCCTCGCTGGTCGAGGCCACCGTGGAAGACGGTGACATTCGCCTCGGTCTGGGCTCGGTGAAAGGGATCGGGAAGGAGGCCGCGGATCGGCTGGTGAATGCACGCTTGGACCGCGGATCCGACTTCACCGAGATCGCCGACCTGTCACGCGAAGCCGGCCTCACCGTGGACGAGGTGTCTGCTCTGGCGCGGGCAGGAGCCTGCGACAGTCTGGGGCTCACCCGTCGGCAGGCGCTGTGGGCTGCCGGGATCGCAGCCACTGAGCGCGCCGGGATGCTGCCTGGAACCTCCACGGTCTCCACCCCCGCGTTGCCCGGGATGAGTGCCTTCGAACTGGCCGCGGCGGACGTCTCCGCCACCGGGGTTACCGCTGACGGTCACCCGGTCCGACTGCTGCGGGCTCGTCTGGACGCCTGGCCGGGAAACTTCCCGGTGGTGCCGGCGTCCTCATTGCTGTCGGTGGAGAACGGACGACGCATCCTCGTCGCGGGGGTGGTGACCCACCGTCAACGTCCGATGACCGCCGGTGGGGTGACCTTTCTGGGGATGGAGGATGAGACCGGCCTGGTCAACGTGATGGTGTCCCCAGGGCTGTGGCGGGCGCAGCGGAAGGTGGCGACCACGGCGCGCATGCTCATGGTCAGGGGCATCGCCCAGAACGCCGGCGGTGCGGTGACCATCGCCGCCGATGCACTCGAACCCCTGGAAATGGCCGATGTCCTGGCATCCTCATCCCGGGATTTCCGGTGA
- a CDS encoding MinD/ParA family ATP-binding protein: protein MTVPAHAPAQIDGLDASAMVGAVSAALPSGWRRLVHRVSGGRVNPGESTGQAAEREVLERIRTPLRGDYRIAVLSLKGGVGKTTTTVALGGTFASLRGDRVIAVDANPDLGTLARRVVDDSSAAAPTVRDLLELPDASRYPQVRSCTSQAQSRLEVIGSDRDPAVSEAFSESDYRRAVDILQHHYNIILTDCGTGLMHSAMTGVLDLAHMLVLVTSPALDGARSAEATLDWLDHHGHGDLVANAVVVVSGAHPGQAAVDPEVLVSHFSARTRAVRGVPFDRHLSEGGVVDLDRLAPATFRAYRELAATVAEDFASWHRHAAV from the coding sequence ATGACCGTACCTGCACACGCACCGGCACAGATCGACGGACTCGACGCATCCGCCATGGTCGGCGCGGTATCTGCCGCCCTTCCGTCGGGGTGGCGCCGCCTGGTCCACCGGGTTTCCGGTGGACGGGTGAATCCGGGGGAGTCGACTGGTCAGGCCGCCGAGCGGGAGGTGCTGGAACGTATCCGCACACCGTTGCGCGGCGACTACCGGATCGCGGTCCTCAGTCTCAAGGGTGGTGTGGGGAAGACGACCACCACCGTCGCCCTCGGCGGGACGTTCGCCTCGTTACGCGGTGACCGGGTGATCGCCGTGGACGCCAACCCTGATCTCGGAACGTTGGCACGGCGGGTCGTGGACGACTCCTCCGCTGCCGCTCCGACTGTCCGGGATCTGCTGGAGCTCCCCGACGCGTCGCGGTACCCACAGGTCAGGTCGTGCACGAGTCAGGCGCAGAGCAGACTGGAGGTCATCGGCTCGGACCGGGACCCGGCTGTCTCGGAGGCGTTCAGTGAATCCGACTACCGTCGTGCCGTGGATATCCTGCAACACCACTACAACATCATTCTCACGGACTGCGGCACCGGCCTGATGCACTCGGCCATGACCGGGGTGCTGGACCTGGCGCACATGCTGGTCCTGGTCACGTCCCCGGCACTGGACGGCGCGAGATCGGCGGAAGCGACGTTGGACTGGCTCGACCACCACGGTCACGGGGATCTGGTGGCTAACGCTGTGGTCGTGGTGTCCGGCGCGCATCCGGGGCAGGCTGCCGTAGACCCGGAGGTCCTCGTCTCCCATTTCTCGGCGAGGACGCGGGCGGTCCGGGGTGTCCCGTTCGACCGGCACCTGTCGGAGGGCGGCGTGGTCGACCTGGACCGGTTGGCCCCGGCGACCTTCCGTGCCTACCGGGAACTTGCGGCGACGGTGGCGGAGGATTTCGCCAGCTGGCACCGGCATGCTGCGGTGTAG
- a CDS encoding lipase family protein, translated as MTYFTRRLLTRATALSTATVITLAAGITGAAAQGSDSIPGISWPPPAGAPATTDSDPFYLPPDSLPDTPGEVIRTQDAPQLLDLAGTDGPGSAEKILYTSTTEDGDRVAASGVVLKASGTWHGKGPAPTLVYSPGTRGSGDICAPSRSSYQLFGVDTGNGAVNLNYEYPFHAAASALGMNVVVVDLIGLGTPGQHTYVNNPEQGQATLDAARAGLSQLGLPSDSPVGFFGYSQGGGSAASAAEMASSYAPELNVKGTFAGAPPADLLEVVDAVDRHAITGVLGYALNGAMERHPELASLQDEYFNDRGKEFLADTKDRCIGDSVVRWGLTDTRTMTKDGRSFGEIARDDERLRSVLESYKLASAYTDLNAPLMIANGKNDDTIPWGQARETAARYCEAGGTVQFVTDPLPSILPKSAINHAVPMLTNAGPAMSYMVDRFNDRPAPSNCGRF; from the coding sequence ATGACGTACTTCACGAGACGGCTCCTGACACGGGCCACCGCACTCTCCACGGCAACGGTCATCACCCTCGCAGCGGGCATCACCGGCGCCGCCGCCCAGGGCTCCGACAGCATTCCGGGCATCTCCTGGCCCCCACCCGCCGGCGCGCCCGCCACCACCGACTCCGACCCTTTCTACCTCCCGCCGGACAGCCTGCCCGACACGCCGGGCGAGGTCATCCGCACCCAGGACGCTCCCCAACTGCTCGACCTGGCCGGCACCGACGGGCCCGGTAGCGCGGAGAAGATCCTGTACACCTCCACCACCGAGGACGGGGACCGGGTCGCGGCCAGCGGAGTCGTACTCAAGGCGTCCGGCACGTGGCACGGCAAAGGGCCCGCCCCCACCCTGGTCTATTCACCCGGCACCCGCGGCTCAGGCGACATCTGTGCACCGTCGAGGAGTTCGTACCAGCTTTTCGGGGTCGACACCGGCAACGGTGCGGTCAACCTCAACTACGAATACCCGTTCCACGCCGCAGCCAGTGCGCTGGGCATGAACGTGGTCGTCGTCGACCTCATCGGACTCGGCACCCCCGGTCAGCACACCTACGTCAACAACCCGGAGCAGGGGCAGGCCACTCTCGACGCCGCCCGGGCCGGGCTGTCGCAGCTCGGCCTGCCGTCGGACTCCCCTGTCGGCTTCTTCGGCTACTCACAGGGCGGCGGGTCGGCGGCGTCCGCCGCCGAGATGGCGTCGAGCTACGCCCCGGAACTCAACGTCAAGGGGACGTTCGCCGGCGCGCCGCCTGCTGACCTGCTGGAGGTCGTCGACGCTGTCGACCGTCACGCCATCACCGGGGTTCTCGGCTACGCCCTGAACGGAGCCATGGAACGGCACCCGGAACTGGCGTCTCTGCAGGACGAGTACTTCAACGACCGCGGCAAAGAATTCCTCGCGGACACCAAGGACCGCTGCATCGGTGACTCTGTCGTCCGCTGGGGGTTGACCGACACCCGCACGATGACGAAGGACGGCCGTTCCTTCGGCGAGATCGCCCGCGACGACGAACGTCTGCGCAGCGTCCTGGAGAGCTACAAACTGGCTTCCGCCTACACCGATCTCAACGCCCCCCTCATGATCGCCAACGGTAAGAACGACGACACCATCCCCTGGGGTCAGGCCCGCGAGACCGCCGCACGGTACTGCGAGGCTGGCGGCACCGTCCAGTTCGTCACCGATCCGTTGCCGTCGATCCTCCCGAAGTCCGCGATCAACCACGCGGTGCCGATGCTCACCAACGCCGGGCCTGCGATGAGCTACATGGTGGACCGCTTCAATGATCGGCCCGCGCCCAGTAACTGCGGGCGGTTCTAG